In Clavibacter californiensis, the sequence AGCCCCAGGAAGAGCGCGGGCGTCGCGGTGCCGCGCGCGGCGAGGACCGGGCGGACGCGCACGAGGTACGCGTCGACGGCGCGGCGCGCGAAGGACCCGACGGGCACGATCCGCTGCTTGCCGCCCTTCCCGAGCACGCGCACCAGCTCGGCCGCTGCGCCGTCGGGGCCGAGCACGTCGTCGACCGTGAGCGCCGTGATCTCGCTGACGCGCGCGCCCGTCGCGTACAGCAGCTCGAGCAGGGCCTTGTCCCGCACGCGGAGCGGCTCGTCGCCGTCGGTCGCGTCGAGGATCCGGCCCATGGTCTCGATGGAGACGGCCTTCGGGAGACGGCTCGGCAGCTTGGGCGGCCTCTGGTCCGCGGACACGTCGACGTCGACGATGCCCTCCTCCACGAGGAAGCGGTGGAAGCTCCGGACGCTCGACAGCATGCGCGCGAGCGACGACGCCGTGAGGCCACCGTGCTCGGGGTCGCGGACCCGCTGCGCGAAGGCGGCGATGTGCACGGCGGTGGCGCCGGCCGGATCCGCGACGCCCTCGGCTGCGAGGTGCGCCGTGTAGCGCGCGAGGTCGCG encodes:
- the xerD gene encoding site-specific tyrosine recombinase XerD, whose amino-acid sequence is MTDAADGSPGAAPDAAPEIPVALRRAVDRWLRHVEVERGLSQNTLQAYRRDLARYTAHLAAEGVADPAGATAVHIAAFAQRVRDPEHGGLTASSLARMLSSVRSFHRFLVEEGIVDVDVSADQRPPKLPSRLPKAVSIETMGRILDATDGDEPLRVRDKALLELLYATGARVSEITALTVDDVLGPDGAAAELVRVLGKGGKQRIVPVGSFARRAVDAYLVRVRPVLAARGTATPALFLGLRGHALSRQNAWLVIKAAAERAGVAEEISPHTFRHSFATHLIAGGADVRVVQELLGHSSVATTQIYTRVTVDTLRDVYTTAHPRARRA